A region of Deinococcus rubellus DNA encodes the following proteins:
- a CDS encoding collagen-like protein → MSWLKVTGMIPAETDNAWVSGTVTATPARSDDEGWADGTRRAVWPIEGVLAGGGTRVQARQGGDFYLPGADIGESADPPCIELLAELTDQQGRVRRFKSVGKVAASAPGEWSLNAPLGSLVVKGLNSGPNSWLETTVADVVAAAADARAATAAQAQQMVQSEQLQQQLQDLDVSGAQAAAAAKPDALAAAAAKPDALIAAAAKTDALAAAAAKPDALAAAVAKPDALAAAAAKPDALAAAALLPTLAAGQGQLASALSAAAAMTTGPAGPQGPAGPTGAGVAGPAGPQGPAGPPGATGPTGAGVAGPQGPQGATGPAGPTGATGSAGTDGASAGDHRFQFIGSNSTSQGLSGGLNAALSLPVSMETWDTDNYHSSGALTRITIPAGLGGIYVLSVTSPSLTNVNWLLKKNGSLNLYTNSLAGQSLIVPYVEIMLNAGDYLELWANNQSGSPVTLSALSTNFTLRKVN, encoded by the coding sequence ATGAGCTGGCTCAAAGTGACCGGCATGATCCCGGCGGAAACAGACAACGCCTGGGTCAGCGGCACGGTCACCGCCACGCCCGCACGGTCCGATGACGAGGGCTGGGCAGACGGGACCCGGCGGGCCGTCTGGCCGATCGAGGGGGTGCTGGCCGGGGGCGGAACGCGGGTGCAGGCACGTCAGGGTGGAGATTTCTACCTGCCCGGCGCGGACATCGGTGAGAGTGCCGACCCGCCCTGCATCGAGCTACTGGCCGAGCTGACCGATCAGCAGGGTCGGGTGCGCCGCTTCAAGTCAGTGGGGAAGGTCGCCGCCTCGGCACCGGGCGAATGGAGCCTGAACGCGCCGCTGGGCAGCCTGGTGGTTAAGGGTCTTAACTCGGGCCCGAACTCCTGGCTGGAGACGACGGTGGCAGACGTGGTGGCGGCGGCCGCAGATGCAAGGGCAGCGACAGCGGCGCAGGCGCAGCAGATGGTGCAGAGTGAGCAGCTCCAGCAACAACTTCAGGACCTCGATGTCTCCGGCGCTCAGGCTGCGGCTGCCGCCAAACCGGATGCGCTGGCCGCCGCTGCTGCCAAGCCGGACGCCCTGATCGCGGCGGCGGCAAAGACTGACGCCCTGGCCGCCGCTGCCGCCAAACCGGACGCGCTGGCGGCGGCAGTAGCAAAACCGGATGCCCTGGCCGCTGCGGCGGCAAAACCGGATGCTCTGGCTGCCGCTGCCTTGTTGCCGACGCTCGCAGCGGGACAGGGCCAGCTCGCCAGTGCTTTGTCTGCCGCTGCGGCGATGACAACAGGTCCAGCAGGCCCACAGGGACCGGCGGGTCCGACTGGCGCTGGCGTGGCTGGACCCGCAGGACCACAAGGACCAGCAGGCCCGCCAGGAGCCACCGGGCCAACGGGCGCTGGTGTGGCTGGGCCACAGGGACCACAAGGGGCGACGGGTCCGGCGGGTCCGACTGGCGCAACCGGCTCGGCAGGCACAGACGGCGCGAGCGCAGGCGATCACCGATTCCAGTTCATCGGCAGCAACTCAACGTCACAAGGTCTAAGCGGAGGCTTGAATGCAGCGCTCAGCCTGCCAGTTTCTATGGAGACTTGGGACACGGACAACTATCACAGCTCAGGCGCGTTGACGCGCATCACGATCCCGGCTGGACTCGGCGGCATCTACGTTCTGAGCGTGACTTCACCAAGTCTGACGAACGTCAACTGGCTTCTCAAGAAAAACGGCTCGCTTAACCTCTATACGAACAGCCTTGCGGGACAGTCGCTCATCGTTCCTTATGTCGAAATCATGTTGAACGCTGGCGACTATCTCGAACTTTGGGCAAATAATCAGAGCGGCTCGCCGGTTACGCTGTCGGCCCTAAGCACAAACTTCACGCTGCGAAAAGTCAACTAA